One genomic segment of Vibrio nitrifigilis includes these proteins:
- a CDS encoding SCO family protein — MNKRRFAYIVVAVVIGLSLSIYWIVRYSSRAEYVDRSDWQVMLYGKNHQAVDIFDPNDPRIRIVYFGFTRCPDVCPTSLAMLSGAMRQVDDSLKTRYWPIFISLDPERDNSETSAQYAQYFHPMIVGLSASLAQTTKLARHYGVIFRKTELPNSKMGYTLDHSSYFYFLKSDGTLIEKVPHTNTPQPIVNAMKRDMAK; from the coding sequence ATGAATAAACGTAGGTTTGCCTATATTGTTGTTGCAGTTGTAATTGGTCTTAGCCTTTCAATCTATTGGATTGTACGATATTCAAGCCGGGCAGAGTATGTTGACCGCTCTGATTGGCAGGTAATGTTATACGGAAAAAATCACCAAGCAGTGGATATTTTCGACCCAAATGATCCGCGAATTCGTATTGTCTATTTTGGTTTCACTCGCTGTCCTGATGTGTGTCCTACCTCACTTGCAATGCTTTCAGGTGCTATGCGTCAAGTTGATGATTCACTTAAGACAAGATATTGGCCTATATTTATTTCTTTGGATCCTGAAAGGGATAATAGTGAGACATCGGCTCAATATGCTCAATATTTTCATCCCATGATTGTCGGTTTATCGGCATCATTAGCTCAAACAACAAAATTGGCTCGTCACTATGGAGTCATTTTTCGTAAAACCGAATTACCAAATTCAAAGATGGGGTATACCTTGGATCACAGCTCGTATTTTTATTTTTTGAAATCTGACGGCACATTGATCGAAAAAGTCCCCCATACGAATACACCTCAACCCATCGTCAATGCGATGAAAAGAGATATGGCCAAATAA
- a CDS encoding copper chaperone PCu(A)C → MNIKVFLFSMMAFSFSCFANEALTFDNVYARATAPGAESSAVFGMLKNDGDTDVTIISASADVSEEAELHTVIEENDVMQMRQVSEILVPAHGNVVLQPGAYHVMLIGLHGQLVSGSQVNLTLGTQDGQSLDFVVPVEDVIEGLQHVDLDHAMAQDQ, encoded by the coding sequence ATGAACATAAAGGTGTTTTTGTTTTCAATGATGGCTTTTAGTTTTTCTTGCTTTGCTAATGAAGCTCTGACTTTCGATAATGTTTATGCAAGAGCGACTGCTCCTGGGGCTGAAAGCAGTGCAGTATTTGGCATGTTAAAAAACGATGGTGATACAGATGTTACCATTATTTCAGCATCGGCAGATGTCAGCGAGGAGGCTGAATTACATACGGTGATTGAAGAAAATGACGTAATGCAGATGCGTCAGGTTTCCGAAATCCTTGTCCCTGCTCATGGTAACGTTGTTTTACAACCTGGAGCCTATCATGTGATGCTGATCGGTCTACACGGTCAACTGGTCAGTGGTTCACAAGTCAATTTAACGTTGGGTACTCAAGACGGGCAATCATTGGATTTCGTTGTTCCTGTTGAGGATGTGATAGAAGGGTTGCAGCATGTTGATTTGGACCATGCAATGGCGCAGGACCAATAA